A region from the Gavia stellata isolate bGavSte3 chromosome 12, bGavSte3.hap2, whole genome shotgun sequence genome encodes:
- the LOC132317891 gene encoding maestro heat-like repeat-containing protein family member 2B has protein sequence MRAAQGVTGDMRTAASDVLVALARSHFHFVMPELQSHLKAMGKVPDEIVLLTLGKMARSYALRCIPFVRMTLLALRATLSQVGSGRMLRTVCSVLEQWSKGVNTYFCNREQCPFPCEGVAQFCEAIYPVFRYAAVHWLDCKEEEDKQAVLRAVAAMMEVLLHEEQYREHAWEHVLWLLHRYQEVRDTSRVTESLSYVLEMLEAVQTPIPQGTALAISTAVHRQLSDVTKEPGLAHKAALSRCITLQARMCPEETVMFLHSQLSGGTEAGRVAALGLLGALAHSDAPAVREKLPQVVEAMGSVCHDPSAQVRRAVLEFIRELLSSGSQSCWAWDAVGHIFIEFSRSSGRLVAGGLFPWETQEDGALRALCMDILGSLDVSLRGMTKLLWPRLLQYVVPAQYSGMLIPLSRCLRALVERWERAGCKEEEEEPDAVDSQEQARLPAPQALLARLLVVVAAPHKSAERAVAALQLLQALHRRIHRALGAAWATEIPLLLQSLEGKTGSCLDSAEWEHRVLKFLRASLEPIEDKAWTVDLSQELSQQLGSSAAGSWEKLFLYKALGTALAACRDLRHVQGQVLRFLQETNPMELSEAQGMISVVSHAAQSHFHLVLDAVMMFSTASTRDGFSQTSMGWKVQQQQQMERAQAIRAALMRTYSGIALRAPKEQLLTRVDEEIVGNILQLSRAKQRERMKKGKKTVRAAVNMQLLHRRGMEDLGHLIETLLEAEETSAGFDDVIHRGHPCEQFGSLVGLLVTLTSDCLAMSCRRAWQSTHRPFLLRARFHQEPLISSLLQKGLPMDSDTVELWRTLGRSTIVIQVLRCLVEKLNRAGNNRLWTCSCACEQHSHQTVLETVMITRAISEVVVALRDMEEFRQLLPHLLPSLLRWASEMLDEERLLSPLGEGWRQLFLEGQVLEEKPCRIFLSAIELVLGKCMAQTWMQWLMDQSVWARLEDALAHPEGVRLLTSVLLQAGLVSPWLVKNLLPWLGSCSVKLRVTATAFFAEVSSRHV, from the exons ATgcgagcagcccag GGTGTGACAGGTGACATGAGGACAGCCGCTAGCGATGTCCTGGTGGCTCTGGCCCGCTCCCACTTCCACTTTGTCATGCCCGAGCTCCAGAGCCACCTGAAGGCCATGGGGAAGGTCCCTGATGAGATTGTGCTCCTCACCTTGGGCAAAATGGCCCGCAGCTACG ccctgcggtGCATCCCCTTTGTGAGAATGACGCTGCTTGCCCTGCGCGCCACGCTGAGCCAGGTGGGGAGTGGCCGGATGCTGCGCACCGTCTGCAGTG TTCTGGAGCAATGGTCAAAAGGAGTCAACACGTACTTCTGCAACCGGGAGCAATGCCCCTTCCCTTGCGAGGGGGTAGCACAGTTCTGTGAAGCCATTTACCCGGTCTTCCGCTACGCGGCGGTACATTGGCTGGactgcaaggaggaggag gaCAAGCAGGCTGTCCTCAGGGCTGTGGCTGCCATGATGGAGGTCCTTCTGCATGAGGAGCAGTACCGCGAGCATGCCTGGGAGCATGTCCTCTGGCTCCTGCACCGGTATCAGGAGGTCCGAGACACCTCCCGGGTCACCGAG AGCCTCAGCTATGTCCTGGAGATGCTGGAGGCAGTTCAGACCCCAATACCACAGGGCACGGCTCTTGCCATCAGCACCGCTGTGCACCGCCAG CTCTCTGATGTGACCAAGGAGCCTGGCCTGGCCCATAAGGCAGCACTGTCCCGCTGCATCACACTTCAGG cacgaATGTGCCCCGAGGAGACGGTCATGTTTCTACACTCCCAGCTGAGTGGTGGGACTGAGGCCGGTCgcgtggcagccctgggcctgctGGGAGCGCTGGCCCACTCTGACG cacctgcagtgagagagaagctgccccAGGTGGTGGAGGCCATGGGGTCAGTGTGCCATGACCCCAgtgcccag GTGCGGAGGGCAGTTCTGGAGTTCAtccgggagctgctcagctccggatcccagagctgctgggcatgggaTGCGGTGGGGCACATCTTCATCGAGTTCAGCCGAAGCTCGGGCAGACTG gtggcaggaggcctttTTCCCTGGGAAACGCAGGAGGATGGAGCTCTTCGAGCCCTGTGCATGGACATCCTGGGCTCTCTGGATGTCTCTCTGAGAGGGATGACCAAA ctcctgtggccgAGGCTGCTGCAGTATGTGGTGCCAGCCCAGTACAGTGGCATGCTGATCCCACTCTCCCGCTGTCTCCGAGCCCTAGTTGAGAGGTGGGAGAGAGCAGGgtgcaaggaagaagaggaggagccTGATGCCGTGGACTCCCAGGAGCAAG cccggctgccggctccccaggCCCTGTTGGCTCGACTGCTG GTGGTGGTGGCGGCTCCTCACAAGAGTGCAGAACGTGCAGtcgctgccttgcagctgctgcaggccctCCACCGCAGGATCCACAGAGCCTTGGGGGCAGCGTGGGCGACTGagatccccctcctgctgcagtcccTGGAAG gAAAAACCGGGAGCTGCCTGgactctgcagagtgggagcaCCGTGTGCTCAAG TTCCTGCGAGCGTCGCTGGAGCCCATCGAGGACAAGGCCTGGACTGTGGacctgagccaggagctgagccagcagctgggcagctctgccgccggctcctgggagaag cttttcctgtacaaggCTCTTGGGACAGCGCTGGCAGCTTGTCGGGACCTCAGACACGTCCAAGGGCAGGTTCTGAGGTTCCTCCAGGAGACAAACCCCATGGAGCTGTCTGAGGCCCAG ggaatgatttctgttgtgtccCACGCTGCCCAGAGCCACTTCCACCTGGTCTTGGACGCGGTGATGATGTTCTCCACCGCCTCCACCAGAGACGGGTTCTCTCAGACTTCCATGGGCTGGAAG gtacagcagcagcagcagatggagaGAGCCCAGGCCATTCGCGCTGCTCTCATGCGCACCTACAGCGGCATTGCGCTGCGTgcccccaaggagcagctgctcacccGTGTGGATGAAGAAATCGTGGGCAACAtcctgcagctctccagagctaaacagagg GAGCGGAtgaaaaagggcaagaagacagtgagggcagctgtgaacatgcaG cttttgcACAGGAGAGGCATGGAAGACCTGGGCCATCTCATCGAAACccttctggaggcagaggagacctctgcCGGCTTTGACGACGTGATCCAT agaggacaTCCTTGCGAGCAGTTCGGCTCCCTGGTGGGACTGCTGGTGACTCTGACCAGCGACTGCCTGGCCATGTCCTGCCGGAGGGCATGG cagagcacccacaggcccttcctGCTCCGGGCCCGCTTTCACCAGGAGCCCCTCATCAGCAGTCTCCTCCAGAAAGGTCTGCCCATGGACAG TGACACGGTGGAGCTGTGGAGGACCCTGGGGAGAAGCACCATTGTGATTCAGGTCCTGAGGTGCTTAGTGGAGAAACtaaacagagcaggaaacaaCCGCCTGTGGACTTGCTCTTGCGCTTGTGAGCAGCACAGTCATCAGACTGTTCTGGAGACTGTGATG ATCACCCGTGCCATCTCCGAGGTCGTGGTTGCCCTGAGGGACATGGAGGAGttcaggcagctgcttccccacctccttcccagcctcctgaggTGGGCCAGTGAAATGCTGGACGAGGAGAGGCTGCTTTcccccctgggagaaggctggagaCAACTGTTCCTCGAGGGCCAGGTGCTTGAGGAGAAGCCCTGCAG GATTTTCCTTTCAGCTATAGAGTTGGTGCTAGGCAAATGCATGGCGCAGACATGGATGCAGTGGCTCATGGATCAGTCAGTGTGGGCTCGCCTGGAAGACGCCCTGGCTCACCCTGAGGGGGTGCGTCTCCTGACCAG CgtcctgctccaggctgggctcGTCTCCCCCTGGCTGGTGAAGAACCTCTTGCCATGGCTGGGTTCGTGCTCAGTTAAGCTGCGGGTGACAGCTACAGCCTTCTTTGCTGAG GTCAGTTCGAGGCACGTGtga